In Neisseria animalis, a single window of DNA contains:
- a CDS encoding RlmE family RNA methyltransferase gives MAVRSKSSKAWLNEHVNDHYVHLAQKEGYRARAAYKLLEINEKDKLIKPGTVLADLGSAPGSWSQVAAKLTGKNGAVFALDILPMEEIDGVSFIQGDFREDGVLVEFESLLDKRPLDLVICDMAPNMSGNAVTDQARSFYLCELALDFAANHLKQGGNFLVKVFQGAGYQEYMAAMREIFAVVQTRKPEASRNRSSEIYLLGKNKR, from the coding sequence ATGGCGGTACGTTCCAAATCTTCCAAAGCGTGGCTCAACGAACATGTCAATGACCATTATGTGCATTTGGCGCAAAAAGAAGGTTATCGGGCGCGGGCGGCTTACAAACTTTTGGAAATCAATGAGAAAGACAAGTTGATTAAGCCCGGTACGGTATTGGCCGATTTGGGCAGCGCGCCCGGAAGCTGGTCGCAGGTGGCGGCCAAGCTGACGGGGAAAAACGGGGCGGTATTTGCCTTGGATATCCTGCCGATGGAGGAAATCGACGGTGTGTCGTTTATTCAAGGCGATTTTCGTGAAGACGGGGTGTTGGTGGAGTTTGAGTCTTTGCTTGATAAGCGTCCGCTAGACCTTGTAATTTGCGACATGGCACCCAATATGTCGGGTAACGCCGTAACCGATCAGGCGCGCAGCTTTTATTTGTGCGAGCTGGCATTGGATTTTGCCGCCAATCACTTGAAGCAGGGCGGGAATTTTTTGGTTAAGGTTTTCCAAGGCGCAGGTTATCAGGAGTATATGGCAGCCATGCGCGAAATCTTTGCAGTGGTGCAAACGCGCAAGCCCGAGGCTTCGCGCAATCGTTCCAGTGAGATTTATTTATTGGGTAAAAATAAACGCTGA
- the ftsH gene encoding ATP-dependent zinc metalloprotease FtsH, translating into MGNTIKHILVWVVLGVALMAAFNALGNKQEDKQQIEYSQFVQQVNNGEIASVNIEGSVVSGYLIKGERTDESAFFTNAPLDDNLIKTLLDKNVRVKVTPEEKPSMLGSLFFSLLPVLLLIGAWFYFMRMQSGGGGKGGAFSFGKSRAKLLDKDANKVTFADVAGCDEAKEEVQEIVDYLKAPNRYQSLGGRVPRGILLAGSPGTGKTLLAKAIAGEAGVPFFSISGSDFVEMFVGVGASRVRDMFEQAKKNSPCIIFIDEIDAVGRQRGAGLGGGNDEREQTLNQLLVEMDGFESNQTVIVIAATNRPDVLDPALQRPGRFDRQVVVPLPDIRGREQILKVHAKKVPLDESVDLTSLARGTPGFSGADLANLVNEAALFAGRRNKIKVDQSDFEDAKDKIYMGPERRSMVMHEDEKRATAYHEAGHAIVAESLPFTDPVHKVTIMPRGRALGLTWQLPERDRISMYKDQMLSQLSILFGGRIAEDIFVGRISTGASNDFERATQIARDMVTRYGMSDKMGVMVYAENEGEVFLGRSVTRSQNIAEKTQQAVDEEVRRILDEQYQVAYKILDENRDKMETMCKALMDWETIDRDQVLEIMAGKQPSPPKDYSHNLRTEDSEAEAAADSAASEEPVSGGTAEPVENQQQNVVEDKPESRL; encoded by the coding sequence GTGGGGAATACCATTAAACACATCTTGGTTTGGGTCGTGTTGGGCGTTGCGTTGATGGCAGCGTTTAATGCGCTCGGCAACAAGCAGGAAGACAAACAGCAAATCGAATATTCGCAGTTTGTCCAACAGGTAAACAATGGCGAGATTGCCAGCGTCAATATCGAGGGTTCGGTGGTCAGCGGTTATCTGATTAAAGGCGAGCGTACCGATGAGAGCGCGTTTTTTACCAATGCGCCGCTCGATGATAATCTGATTAAAACCTTGCTGGATAAAAACGTGCGCGTGAAAGTAACGCCCGAAGAAAAACCGAGTATGCTCGGCAGCCTGTTTTTCAGCCTGCTGCCGGTATTGCTGCTGATTGGCGCGTGGTTTTACTTCATGCGTATGCAAAGCGGAGGCGGCGGAAAAGGCGGGGCGTTTTCTTTCGGCAAAAGCCGTGCCAAACTGTTGGATAAAGATGCCAATAAAGTAACTTTTGCCGATGTTGCCGGATGTGATGAAGCCAAAGAAGAAGTGCAGGAAATCGTTGATTACCTGAAAGCGCCGAACCGCTACCAAAGCCTCGGCGGACGCGTGCCGCGCGGTATTCTGCTGGCAGGCAGCCCGGGTACGGGTAAAACGCTGCTGGCCAAAGCGATTGCAGGCGAAGCGGGCGTACCGTTCTTCAGCATTTCCGGTTCTGATTTTGTGGAAATGTTTGTCGGTGTGGGTGCCAGCCGTGTGCGCGATATGTTCGAGCAGGCGAAGAAAAATTCTCCGTGTATCATTTTCATTGATGAAATCGATGCGGTGGGTCGTCAACGCGGTGCCGGTTTGGGCGGCGGCAACGATGAGCGCGAGCAGACGTTGAACCAGCTTTTGGTGGAGATGGACGGCTTTGAAAGCAATCAAACCGTAATTGTGATTGCCGCAACCAACCGTCCTGATGTCCTTGACCCTGCCTTGCAGCGTCCGGGCCGTTTTGACCGCCAAGTAGTGGTGCCGCTGCCGGATATCCGCGGCCGCGAACAAATTTTAAAAGTACATGCGAAAAAAGTGCCTTTGGACGAATCAGTAGATTTGACTTCTTTGGCGCGCGGTACGCCGGGCTTTTCCGGTGCGGATTTGGCAAACTTGGTGAACGAAGCTGCTTTGTTTGCCGGCCGCCGCAATAAAATCAAAGTCGATCAAAGCGACTTTGAAGATGCCAAAGATAAAATCTACATGGGCCCTGAGCGCCGCAGCATGGTTATGCACGAAGACGAGAAACGTGCCACGGCTTACCACGAGGCAGGTCATGCCATCGTAGCCGAAAGTCTGCCGTTTACCGATCCGGTACATAAAGTAACCATCATGCCGCGCGGTCGTGCGCTGGGCTTGACTTGGCAGCTTCCGGAGCGCGACCGTATCAGCATGTATAAAGACCAAATGTTGAGCCAGCTCTCTATTCTGTTCGGCGGCCGTATTGCGGAAGATATTTTTGTCGGACGTATTTCCACCGGCGCCTCCAACGATTTCGAGCGCGCCACGCAAATCGCACGCGATATGGTAACGCGTTACGGCATGAGCGATAAAATGGGCGTGATGGTGTATGCTGAAAATGAAGGTGAAGTGTTCTTGGGCCGCAGCGTGACCCGTTCGCAAAACATTGCCGAGAAAACCCAGCAGGCAGTAGACGAAGAAGTCCGCCGTATTTTGGACGAGCAGTATCAGGTTGCTTACAAAATCTTAGATGAAAATCGCGATAAGATGGAAACCATGTGTAAAGCACTGATGGATTGGGAAACCATCGACCGCGATCAGGTGCTGGAAATCATGGCAGGCAAGCAACCCAGCCCTCCTAAAGATTACAGCCATAATTTGCGTACCGAAGATTCGGAAGCTGAAGCGGCTGCGGATAGTGCGGCATCGGAAGAGCCTGTATCGGGCGGTACTGCAGAGCCTGTTGAAAATCAGCAGCAGAATGTTGTGGAAGACAAACCGGAAAGCCGTCTGTAA
- a CDS encoding 5'-methylthioadenosine/adenosylhomocysteine nucleosidase, with the protein MTVQTIAVIGAMEQEIELLKAAMEDVCPLSFGKFAAYEGKLSGKRVVLALSGIGKVNAAVATAWVIREFSPDAVINTGSAGGLAKGLKVGDVVVGTAVAHHDVDVTAFGYVWGQVPQLPAVFESNEKLVAAAKSAAKAFEGAAVADGLIVSGDQFVSSSDKVAAIRSRFEGVQAVEMEAAAIAQTCYQLNVPFVVIRAVSDSADEKADISFETFLQTAATASARMVMDIVAAV; encoded by the coding sequence ATGACTGTGCAGACAATCGCCGTTATCGGCGCGATGGAGCAGGAAATCGAATTGTTGAAAGCGGCCATGGAAGATGTTTGCCCGTTATCGTTTGGGAAGTTTGCAGCGTATGAAGGCAAGCTGTCCGGCAAGCGCGTGGTGCTGGCGCTCAGCGGTATCGGCAAGGTCAATGCGGCGGTGGCGACGGCTTGGGTAATCAGGGAGTTTTCGCCGGATGCGGTCATCAATACGGGCAGCGCGGGCGGCTTGGCAAAAGGTTTGAAGGTCGGCGATGTGGTGGTCGGTACGGCAGTGGCACATCATGATGTCGATGTGACGGCGTTCGGCTATGTTTGGGGACAGGTACCGCAACTTCCGGCTGTGTTTGAGAGCAATGAAAAACTGGTGGCCGCAGCAAAATCGGCGGCCAAAGCCTTTGAAGGCGCGGCAGTTGCAGACGGCCTGATTGTCAGCGGTGATCAGTTTGTCAGCAGCAGCGATAAGGTTGCGGCAATCCGCAGCCGTTTCGAAGGAGTGCAGGCGGTGGAAATGGAAGCGGCGGCAATCGCCCAAACCTGTTACCAACTAAATGTACCGTTTGTGGTGATTCGTGCGGTATCCGACTCGGCGGACGAAAAAGCGGACATCAGTTTCGAGACTTTTTTGCAGACGGCAGCAACCGCTTCTGCACGCATGGTTATGGATATTGTCGCAGCGGTATAG
- the lepA gene encoding translation elongation factor 4: MKNIRNFSIIAHIDHGKSTLADRFIQYCGGLDLREMSTQVLDSMDIEKERGITIKAQTAALNYKARNGEVYQLNLIDTPGHVDFSYEVSRSLSACEGALLVVDASQGVEAQTVANCYTAIDLGVEVVPVLNKIDLPAADPDRVSQEIEDIIGIDAVGAVTCSAKSGMGVEDVLEEIVAKVPAPEGDENAPLQAVIIDSWFDNYVGVVMLIRVKNGTIKLKDKVRFMATKAETQVEQLGIFTPKSVQKQQLSAGEVGFLITGVKELGQAKVGDTVTLAANPADAPLAGFKEVQSQVFAGLYPVESHDYENLRDALEKLQLNDAALKFEPEVSQALGFGFRCGFLGLLHLEIVQERLEREFDMDLITTAPTVVYEVVLKSGEKIEVENPSKLPDIGSIETILEPIITATILVPQEYVGNVMTLCNQKRGVQVNMQYMGRQVMLTYDLPMNEVVMDFFDKLKSTSRGYASLDYEFKEFQPSDLVKLDIMVNGEKVDALSLIVHRQTSVHRGRELASKMRELIPRQMFDIAVQAAIGGQIIARENVKALRKNVLAKCYGGDITRKKKLLEKQKAGKKRMKQVGNVEIPQSAFLAILEVGDK, translated from the coding sequence ATGAAAAATATCCGAAATTTCTCCATTATCGCCCACATCGACCACGGAAAGTCCACGCTGGCCGACCGCTTTATCCAATATTGCGGCGGCTTGGATTTGCGCGAGATGAGTACGCAGGTGCTGGATTCGATGGACATCGAAAAAGAGCGCGGCATTACCATTAAGGCGCAAACCGCCGCTTTGAACTACAAAGCGCGCAACGGTGAGGTTTATCAGTTGAACCTGATTGATACGCCCGGACACGTTGACTTTTCTTACGAAGTATCCCGCTCGCTTTCCGCTTGCGAAGGCGCGTTGCTGGTGGTCGATGCTTCGCAGGGTGTGGAAGCGCAGACGGTGGCAAACTGCTACACTGCAATTGATTTGGGCGTGGAGGTGGTGCCGGTGTTGAATAAAATCGACCTGCCCGCTGCCGACCCGGACCGTGTGTCGCAGGAAATTGAGGATATTATCGGCATTGATGCTGTCGGCGCGGTAACGTGTTCCGCCAAGTCGGGCATGGGTGTGGAAGACGTATTGGAAGAAATCGTCGCCAAAGTGCCTGCGCCGGAAGGTGATGAAAACGCGCCGTTGCAGGCGGTGATTATTGATTCGTGGTTTGACAATTACGTCGGCGTGGTGATGCTGATCCGCGTGAAAAACGGCACCATCAAGCTGAAAGACAAAGTGCGTTTTATGGCCACCAAAGCCGAAACGCAAGTGGAGCAGTTGGGTATCTTTACCCCGAAATCCGTGCAGAAGCAGCAGCTTTCGGCAGGCGAAGTAGGCTTTTTGATTACCGGCGTGAAAGAGTTGGGACAAGCCAAAGTCGGCGATACCGTTACTTTGGCCGCCAACCCGGCCGATGCGCCGCTGGCAGGCTTTAAAGAAGTGCAGTCGCAAGTATTCGCCGGACTGTATCCGGTGGAAAGCCACGACTACGAAAATCTGCGCGATGCCTTGGAAAAGCTGCAACTCAACGATGCGGCCTTGAAATTCGAGCCGGAAGTATCGCAAGCCTTGGGCTTCGGTTTCCGCTGCGGCTTCTTGGGCTTGCTGCATTTGGAGATTGTTCAGGAGCGGCTCGAGCGCGAATTCGATATGGATCTGATTACCACCGCGCCGACGGTGGTGTATGAAGTGGTGTTGAAATCAGGCGAAAAAATCGAAGTGGAAAATCCGTCGAAGCTGCCCGATATCGGCAGCATCGAAACCATTCTCGAGCCGATTATCACCGCTACGATTCTGGTGCCGCAGGAATATGTGGGCAATGTGATGACATTGTGCAACCAAAAACGCGGCGTGCAGGTGAATATGCAGTATATGGGCCGCCAAGTGATGCTGACCTACGATTTGCCGATGAACGAAGTGGTGATGGATTTCTTCGACAAACTCAAGTCCACCTCGCGCGGCTATGCTTCTTTAGACTACGAGTTTAAAGAATTCCAGCCGTCTGATTTGGTGAAACTCGACATCATGGTCAACGGCGAAAAAGTCGATGCGCTGAGCCTGATTGTCCACCGCCAAACTTCGGTACACCGCGGCCGCGAGCTGGCATCCAAAATGCGCGAACTGATTCCGCGCCAAATGTTTGACATTGCGGTACAGGCCGCCATCGGCGGACAAATCATCGCCCGCGAAAACGTCAAAGCCCTGCGCAAAAACGTATTGGCGAAATGTTACGGCGGCGACATCACGCGTAAGAAAAAACTTCTTGAAAAACAAAAAGCCGGTAAAAAACGCATGAAACAAGTGGGCAATGTGGAAATCCCGCAAAGCGCGTTTTTGGCGATTTTGGAAGTCGGGGACAAGTAA
- the fdx gene encoding ISC system 2Fe-2S type ferredoxin, whose protein sequence is MPKITVLPHETLCPEGLVINDAPQGETVLDVLLDHDIDIDHACEKSCACTTCHVIIRQGFDSMVEPTELEEDLLDQAWGLEADSRLSCQAVVAGEDLIVEIPKYTINHAREH, encoded by the coding sequence ATGCCGAAAATTACCGTATTACCCCACGAAACCCTTTGCCCCGAAGGTTTGGTTATCAACGATGCCCCGCAAGGCGAAACCGTTTTAGACGTATTGCTCGACCACGACATCGATATCGACCACGCCTGTGAAAAATCCTGCGCCTGCACCACTTGCCATGTGATTATCCGCCAAGGCTTCGACAGCATGGTAGAGCCGACCGAATTGGAAGAAGACCTGCTCGACCAAGCATGGGGTTTGGAAGCAGATTCCCGCTTAAGCTGCCAAGCCGTCGTGGCCGGTGAAGATTTAATTGTGGAAATCCCCAAATACACCATCAACCACGCGCGTGAGCATTAA
- the yhbY gene encoding ribosome assembly RNA-binding protein YhbY, with protein sequence MTDNTLSTKEILALKARAHHLHPVVMVGQQGLTDSVIKETDAALTAHELIKVRVFGDDRAERIEICNALCEAVDAQLVQHIGKLLVLWRKNLEA encoded by the coding sequence ATGACCGACAACACTCTCAGCACCAAAGAAATTTTGGCACTCAAAGCCCGCGCCCACCACCTCCACCCGGTAGTCATGGTCGGTCAGCAAGGATTAACCGACTCCGTGATTAAAGAAACCGATGCTGCGCTGACCGCGCACGAGCTGATTAAAGTCCGCGTATTCGGTGATGACCGCGCCGAGCGTATCGAAATCTGCAACGCCCTGTGCGAAGCAGTAGATGCCCAACTGGTACAACACATCGGCAAACTGTTGGTATTGTGGCGTAAAAACCTTGAAGCCTGA
- the hscA gene encoding Fe-S protein assembly chaperone HscA has translation MALLQISEPGMSAAPHQHRLAVGIDLGTTNSLVATVKSGSAVCLPDEKGRKTLPSVVRYGSGGEIEVGADALKAQKIDPQNTVSSAKRLIGRTLADLQQASHYLPYRFGENERVIELHTRQGAKTPIEVSAEILKTLKNRAEASLGGALVGAVITVPAYFDDAQRQATKDAARLAGLNVLRLLNEPTAAAIAYGLDNASEGTFVVYDLGGGTFDVSVLQLTKGLFEVKATGGNSALGGDDFDHRLFCHLLEQNKLSQLNEQDSQLLLALTRSAKEALTTETSTAVRATLSDGKIVDTVITRQEFHNLTQHLVLKTIEPVKQALKDAGISKADVNGVIMVGGSTRMLHVQQTVGTFFGQTPLNNLNPDEVVALGAAMQADVLAGNKADGEWLLLDVTPLSLGLETYGGLAEKVIPRNSTLPTSRAQEFTTFKDGQTAMTIHVVQGERELVSDCRSLAKFTLRGIPPMAAGAARIRVTFQVDADGLLSVSAQEQSTGVQAQIEVKPSYGLDDDTITQMLKDGMSNAAEDMAARARAEAAVEAESLLGAIEAALALDSDLLSADELSAIQADTAALQSRLQNGNAEEIRAAVSALGRSTDNFAAKRMNRNIKRALAGQSVDNI, from the coding sequence ATGGCACTTCTGCAAATTTCCGAACCCGGCATGTCTGCCGCCCCCCACCAACACCGCCTTGCCGTCGGTATCGATTTGGGTACGACCAACAGCCTTGTAGCCACCGTGAAAAGCGGCAGCGCGGTTTGCTTGCCCGATGAAAAAGGCCGCAAGACCCTGCCTTCTGTCGTACGCTACGGCAGCGGCGGCGAAATCGAAGTGGGTGCGGACGCTCTGAAAGCGCAGAAAATCGATCCCCAAAACACCGTCAGCTCCGCCAAACGCCTCATTGGCCGGACTTTGGCGGATTTGCAGCAAGCAAGCCATTATCTGCCTTACCGTTTCGGCGAAAACGAGCGTGTCATCGAGCTGCATACCCGCCAAGGGGCGAAAACGCCGATTGAAGTGTCTGCCGAAATTCTGAAAACCTTGAAAAACCGTGCGGAAGCCAGTTTGGGCGGAGCGTTGGTCGGTGCGGTCATTACCGTTCCCGCCTATTTCGACGATGCACAACGCCAAGCCACCAAAGATGCGGCGCGTCTGGCAGGATTGAACGTATTGCGCCTTTTGAACGAACCGACTGCCGCCGCGATTGCCTACGGATTGGACAATGCCTCCGAAGGTACGTTTGTCGTATATGATTTGGGCGGCGGTACGTTTGACGTATCGGTATTGCAGCTCACCAAAGGCTTGTTTGAAGTTAAGGCAACCGGCGGCAACAGCGCACTGGGAGGAGACGACTTCGACCACCGTCTGTTCTGCCATTTGCTCGAACAAAACAAACTGTCGCAACTGAACGAACAAGACAGCCAACTGTTGCTTGCTTTGACCCGCTCCGCCAAAGAAGCACTCACCACCGAAACCAGCACCGCCGTCCGCGCAACACTTTCAGACGGCAAAATCGTGGATACCGTGATTACTCGGCAGGAATTTCACAATCTGACCCAGCATTTGGTATTAAAAACCATCGAACCGGTCAAGCAGGCATTGAAAGATGCCGGCATCAGCAAAGCCGATGTCAACGGCGTGATTATGGTCGGCGGCTCAACCCGTATGCTGCACGTTCAGCAAACCGTCGGTACATTCTTCGGTCAAACACCGCTGAACAACCTCAATCCCGACGAAGTGGTCGCGCTCGGCGCAGCCATGCAGGCCGATGTCCTTGCCGGCAATAAAGCAGACGGCGAATGGCTGCTGCTCGACGTTACCCCGCTTTCACTCGGTTTGGAAACTTACGGCGGCTTGGCGGAAAAAGTCATTCCGCGCAATTCCACGCTGCCGACCTCCCGCGCACAGGAATTTACCACCTTTAAGGACGGTCAAACTGCCATGACCATTCATGTGGTTCAAGGCGAACGCGAACTGGTGTCCGACTGTCGCAGCCTTGCCAAATTCACCTTGCGCGGCATTCCGCCGATGGCAGCCGGCGCGGCGCGTATCCGGGTAACCTTCCAAGTCGATGCAGACGGCCTGCTGTCTGTATCCGCACAAGAGCAAAGCACCGGCGTTCAAGCCCAAATCGAGGTCAAACCTTCCTACGGCCTTGATGACGACACCATCACCCAAATGCTGAAAGACGGCATGAGCAATGCGGCGGAAGACATGGCCGCCCGCGCCCGTGCCGAGGCCGCAGTAGAAGCGGAAAGCCTGCTTGGTGCGATTGAAGCCGCGCTGGCATTGGACAGCGATTTACTGTCGGCAGACGAACTTTCCGCTATCCAAGCCGATACTGCCGCCTTACAAAGCCGTCTGCAAAACGGCAATGCCGAAGAAATCCGCGCCGCAGTATCCGCACTCGGTCGCAGTACGGACAACTTCGCCGCCAAGCGCATGAACCGCAATATCAAACGTGCGCTGGCCGGTCAAAGCGTAGACAACATCTGA
- the mpl gene encoding UDP-N-acetylmuramate:L-alanyl-gamma-D-glutamyl-meso-diaminopimelate ligase, with protein sequence MKHIHIIGIGGTFMGGIAAIAKEAGFKVSGCDAKMYPPMSTQLEALGIDVHEGFDAAQLAQYQADVYVIGNVAKRGMDVVEAILNRGLPYISGPQWLAENVLHHHWVLGVAGTHGKTTTASMLAWVLEYAGLAPGFLIGGVPQNFSVSARLPQTPRQDPHSKSPFFVIEADEYDTAFFDKRSKFVHYRPRTAVLNNLEYDHADIFPDLAAIQTQFHHLVRTVPSEGLVVANGRAEPLHETLDKGCWTPIEWFGNQAGWQIENVNEAGGFDVHFKGVPAGHVEWELLGEHNRMNALAVIAAARHAGVDVQTACEALGAFKNVKRRMEIKGTANGITVYDDFAHHPTAIGTTIAGLRQKVGNARILAVLEPRSNTMKLGTMKAALPQSLQEADYVFCYAGGVDWDVAGALEPLGDKLHVGGDFDAFVAEIAGRAREGDQILVMSNGGFGGIHDKLLQALA encoded by the coding sequence ATGAAACACATCCACATTATCGGTATCGGCGGTACGTTTATGGGCGGGATTGCCGCCATTGCCAAGGAGGCGGGATTTAAAGTCAGCGGCTGCGATGCCAAGATGTATCCGCCGATGAGCACCCAGCTCGAAGCCTTGGGCATTGATGTACACGAAGGTTTCGATGCCGCGCAGTTGGCGCAATACCAAGCCGACGTTTATGTTATCGGCAATGTCGCCAAGCGCGGCATGGATGTGGTTGAAGCGATTTTAAACCGCGGCCTGCCGTATATTTCCGGCCCGCAATGGCTGGCGGAGAACGTGCTGCACCACCATTGGGTGCTGGGCGTGGCGGGTACGCACGGTAAAACCACCACTGCCTCCATGCTGGCTTGGGTGTTGGAATATGCGGGACTCGCGCCGGGCTTTCTGATTGGCGGCGTGCCGCAGAATTTCAGCGTGTCCGCCCGCCTGCCGCAAACGCCGCGTCAGGATCCGCACAGCAAATCGCCGTTTTTCGTTATCGAGGCCGACGAATACGACACCGCGTTTTTCGACAAACGCAGCAAATTCGTACACTACCGTCCGCGCACGGCGGTTTTGAACAATTTGGAATACGACCATGCCGACATTTTCCCCGATTTGGCGGCGATTCAAACCCAGTTCCACCATTTGGTGCGCACCGTGCCGTCCGAAGGGCTGGTTGTCGCCAACGGCCGCGCCGAGCCGTTGCACGAAACCTTGGACAAAGGCTGTTGGACACCGATTGAGTGGTTCGGCAACCAAGCGGGCTGGCAGATTGAGAATGTCAACGAAGCGGGCGGTTTCGACGTACATTTCAAAGGCGTGCCGGCCGGTCATGTCGAATGGGAACTGCTCGGCGAACACAACCGCATGAACGCGCTGGCGGTGATTGCCGCTGCCCGCCATGCCGGTGTGGATGTTCAGACGGCCTGCGAAGCCTTGGGTGCGTTTAAAAACGTCAAACGCCGCATGGAAATCAAAGGCACGGCCAACGGCATCACTGTTTACGACGACTTCGCCCACCATCCCACCGCCATTGGAACCACCATCGCCGGATTGCGCCAAAAAGTCGGCAATGCGCGGATTCTGGCGGTATTGGAGCCGCGTTCCAACACCATGAAGCTCGGCACCATGAAAGCCGCGCTGCCGCAAAGCCTGCAAGAGGCCGATTACGTTTTCTGCTACGCCGGCGGCGTGGATTGGGATGTGGCCGGTGCGCTGGAGCCGCTGGGCGATAAGTTGCATGTGGGCGGGGACTTTGATGCGTTTGTCGCGGAAATCGCAGGCCGCGCACGGGAAGGAGACCAGATTCTGGTGATGAGCAACGGCGGCTTCGGCGGCATTCACGACAAGCTGCTGCAAGCGTTGGCATAA
- the iscX gene encoding Fe-S cluster assembly protein IscX, giving the protein MKWTDTQRIAEELFDLHGDSIDPKTVRFTQLRDLILALPDFDDDPARCGERILEAVQQAWIEEAE; this is encoded by the coding sequence ATGAAATGGACAGATACCCAACGCATTGCCGAAGAGCTGTTTGATTTGCACGGCGACAGCATCGACCCCAAAACCGTCCGCTTTACCCAACTGCGCGATTTGATTCTGGCCCTGCCGGATTTCGACGACGATCCCGCACGCTGCGGCGAGCGCATTCTGGAAGCGGTGCAGCAGGCATGGATTGAAGAAGCCGAATAA
- the yciA gene encoding acyl-CoA thioester hydrolase YciA, which yields MNPRNQPSHSVPEGELLLRTVARSRDTNVNNDIFGGWIMSQMDLGGGILAAEIAQGRIVTVAVEEMSFIRPVQVSHIVSVYGRFVKVGNTSLQLKVEVWVKPFIPNQEEDGRLELVTEAVFTYVAIDDNGRPRPIPKTNNPKLEEVLKAVC from the coding sequence ATGAACCCGCGTAACCAACCTTCCCACAGCGTGCCTGAAGGCGAATTGTTGCTGCGTACCGTCGCCCGCTCCCGTGATACCAATGTCAACAACGATATTTTCGGCGGCTGGATTATGTCTCAAATGGATTTGGGCGGAGGCATTCTGGCGGCAGAAATCGCACAAGGCAGGATTGTTACCGTTGCCGTGGAGGAAATGAGCTTTATCCGTCCTGTACAAGTCAGCCATATCGTCAGCGTGTACGGGCGTTTTGTTAAAGTCGGCAATACTTCGCTGCAACTGAAAGTCGAAGTTTGGGTCAAGCCGTTTATTCCCAATCAAGAAGAAGACGGCCGTCTGGAACTGGTTACCGAAGCGGTATTTACCTATGTTGCCATCGATGACAACGGCCGCCCCCGCCCGATTCCGAAAACCAACAATCCTAAATTGGAAGAAGTATTAAAAGCCGTCTGCTAA
- a CDS encoding NAD(P)H-hydrate epimerase: MKTYTAAQMREHEQMAVDKGTTFEQLMENAGHAAAADLLQRRPQPGRVLMVCGKGNNGGDALVMARVLQAHGWMADVVLAAGNTLSELAALNLGRLKDLPSVCLIDWNEAENRLTRGYDVVVEGIFGTGFSGALPEHTAAVCRRLNFADGLKVALDIPTGLDCDSGTADKDAFCADVTYTFAAYKPAHFTKRGKTLCGEIVCLDIGID, translated from the coding sequence ATGAAAACCTATACTGCCGCGCAAATGCGCGAACACGAGCAAATGGCCGTAGATAAAGGCACGACGTTTGAACAGCTGATGGAAAACGCCGGACATGCGGCGGCGGCGGATTTGCTGCAACGCCGTCCGCAGCCGGGGCGCGTGCTGATGGTGTGCGGCAAAGGCAATAACGGCGGCGACGCACTGGTGATGGCGAGGGTGTTGCAGGCACACGGTTGGATGGCGGATGTGGTGTTGGCAGCAGGCAATACGCTTTCTGAATTGGCCGCATTGAATTTAGGCCGTCTGAAAGATTTGCCGTCTGTTTGCCTGATTGATTGGAACGAGGCGGAAAACCGTTTGACACGGGGCTATGATGTGGTGGTAGAAGGTATTTTCGGTACGGGTTTCAGCGGGGCATTGCCCGAGCATACCGCCGCCGTCTGCCGCCGGCTCAATTTTGCAGACGGCCTGAAAGTGGCGTTGGACATTCCCACCGGCTTGGATTGCGACAGCGGTACGGCGGATAAGGACGCATTTTGTGCCGATGTGACTTATACCTTTGCCGCATACAAGCCTGCACACTTCACCAAGCGCGGCAAGACTTTGTGCGGTGAGATTGTGTGTCTGGATATCGGGATAGATTGA